Proteins encoded within one genomic window of Paramisgurnus dabryanus chromosome 13, PD_genome_1.1, whole genome shotgun sequence:
- the LOC135717751 gene encoding cysteine-rich venom protein ophanin — protein MCAHLIPACGVYSQVSVAHLYICSDINIQHGTQPQTVLLFNFTEISTTLTSVQEEIVDIHNAFRKAVEPTASNMLKMSWSADAAQSAQGWISQCNMTHGPSSSRTINGYEMGENLFKSSTVSAWTDVVTAWHSEVENYQYSTGSTNGKSIGHYTQVVWYSSYEVGCAVAQCGSYSFYGCHYFRAGNFRGVPPYSLGSSCADCPNNCEDGLCTNPCPYLNKYVNCDQLKEDATCDNYYVNEWCPASCQCEDAIIPIARK, from the exons ATGTGTGCACATCTCATTCCTGCGTGTGGTGTTTACAGTCAGGTGAGTGTTGCACATCTTTATATTTGTTCAGACATTAATATACAACATGGGACACAACCTCAAACTGTTTTGTTGTTTAACTTCACAGAAATCAGTACGACCCTGACGTCTGTACAGGAGGAGATTGTGGACATTCACAATGCCTTCAGAAAAGCAGTTGAGCCGACAGCCAGTAACATGCTGAAAATG agCTGGAGCGCTGATGCGGCTCAGTCGGCACAAGGCTGGATCAGTCAGTGTAACATGACCCACGGTCCCTCGAGCAGTCGCACGATTAATG GATATGAGATGGGTGAAAATCTTTTCAAATCCTCTACGGTCTCTGCGTGGACTGATGTGGTGACTGCTTGGCACAGTGAGGTCGAAAATTATCAATATTCCACTGGATCCACCAATGGCAAATCGATTGGACATTACACACAG GTGGTGTGGTACAGCTCATATGAGGTTGGATGTGCCGTGGCTCAGTGCGGAAGCTACAGCTTCTACGGATGCCATTATTTTCGCGC TGGAAATTTCAGAGGAGTACCTCCATATTCATTGGGATCTTCGTGTGCTGACTGCCCGAACAATTGTGAAGATGGCCTTTGCA CTAATCCTTGTCCGTATCTCAACAAATATGTCAATTGTGATCAATTGAAGGAAGATGCCACTTGTGACAACTACTATGTAAATGAATGGTGTCCTGCTAGTTGTCAGTGTGAAGATGCAATCATCCCAATTGCACGTAAATGA